From the Deltaproteobacteria bacterium GWC2_65_14 genome, one window contains:
- a CDS encoding arsenical-resistance protein: MEKRLNVFERYLTLWVALCMGVGILVGKMFPAAVDALRGMEFGEDSHINIPIAVLIWLMIYPMMLKVDFSSVLGVRKRPRGLIVTLVVNWLVKPFSMAFFGWVFFKHVFLPWIGPELADQYLAGTIILAAAPCTAMVFVWSYLTDGDPAYTLVQVSVNDLIMLVLFAPIVKFLVTGTSSLTVPFLVLLYAVFFFIVIPLGAGAVSRTWLIRAKGSEWFEKFLSVLHPVTVVALLATLVCIFAFQADNITARSFHILLIAVPILIQVYFNSSLTYGLMKWLKVPHNVAAPGALIGASNFFELAVATAIALYGPGSGAALATVVGVLVEVPVMLTVCSFCNRTRHWFPSERSETE, translated from the coding sequence GTGGAAAAGCGGCTCAACGTCTTCGAGCGGTACCTGACCCTCTGGGTCGCCCTCTGCATGGGGGTCGGCATCCTCGTCGGGAAGATGTTCCCCGCCGCGGTCGACGCCCTGAGGGGGATGGAGTTCGGCGAGGACAGTCATATCAATATCCCGATCGCGGTGCTGATCTGGCTGATGATTTACCCGATGATGCTGAAGGTGGACTTCTCCTCCGTGCTTGGCGTTCGGAAACGTCCCCGTGGGCTGATCGTCACCCTCGTCGTCAACTGGCTCGTCAAGCCGTTCTCGATGGCGTTTTTCGGGTGGGTCTTCTTCAAGCACGTCTTCCTGCCGTGGATCGGGCCGGAGCTCGCGGACCAGTACCTGGCGGGAACCATCATCCTGGCCGCCGCCCCCTGCACGGCGATGGTGTTCGTGTGGAGCTACCTGACGGACGGGGACCCGGCCTACACCCTGGTCCAGGTCTCGGTCAACGACCTGATCATGCTGGTGCTCTTTGCGCCGATCGTGAAGTTCCTCGTCACCGGAACTTCTTCGCTCACCGTCCCCTTCCTCGTCCTTCTCTACGCCGTCTTCTTCTTCATCGTCATTCCGCTGGGAGCCGGGGCGGTCTCCCGCACCTGGCTCATCCGGGCCAAGGGGAGCGAATGGTTCGAGAAGTTTCTGTCGGTCCTCCACCCCGTAACGGTCGTCGCGCTACTGGCCACCTTGGTGTGCATCTTCGCGTTCCAGGCCGACAACATCACCGCCCGGTCGTTCCACATCCTCCTGATCGCCGTCCCCATCCTGATCCAGGTCTACTTCAACTCCTCTCTCACCTATGGCCTGATGAAGTGGCTCAAGGTCCCCCACAACGTGGCGGCCCCGGGGGCCCTCATCGGGGCGAGCAACTTCTTCGAACTGGCGGTGGCCACCGCGATCGCCCTCTACGGCCCCGGCTCCGGCGCCGCCCTTGCTACCGTGGTCGGGGTCCTGGTCGAGGTCCCCGTGATGCTCACGGTCTGCTCGTTCTGCAACCGGACGAGGCACTGGTTCCCGTCTGAGCGAAGTGAAACCGAATGA
- a CDS encoding permease — protein sequence MDWKSEWKPLAAILAIFGVVYFLPVGSARFDNALLEGLSLARWYAREHVVLCLVPAFFIAGAISVFVRQEAVMKYLGEGASPWIAYPVASVSGTILAVCSCTVLPLFGGIYRRGAGLGPATAFLYSGPAINVLAIILTARVLGMEMGMARAVGAVVFSVVIGMAMHLMFREPRDTAVPASAAPVPGGAPDGRPLWQTASYFAVLVGILVFANWGAPSGAGGFFGAVYSAKWVITGILSATLAVQLVRWHQVAWGRVLAASLPVVSLAAAFPGHPVLPFSAGVLGLSAVTSTDRGEAREWFAASWEFAKQILPLLLFGVLVSGALLGRPGHEGLIPTAWVASAVGGNSVGANLFASVVGAFMYFATLTEVPILQGLIGSGMGKGPALALLLAGPALSLPSMLVIRSILGTKKTAVYVLLVVVMATVSGLIYGAWF from the coding sequence GTGGACTGGAAATCGGAGTGGAAGCCGCTTGCGGCGATCCTGGCGATCTTCGGGGTCGTCTACTTCCTGCCGGTGGGAAGCGCCCGCTTCGACAACGCGCTGCTGGAAGGGCTGTCGCTCGCCCGCTGGTACGCCCGCGAGCACGTGGTCCTTTGCCTTGTCCCCGCCTTCTTCATCGCCGGGGCGATCTCGGTCTTCGTACGTCAGGAGGCGGTGATGAAGTACCTCGGGGAGGGGGCGAGCCCCTGGATCGCCTATCCCGTGGCCTCCGTCTCCGGCACGATCCTGGCGGTCTGTTCCTGCACGGTCCTTCCGCTCTTCGGCGGGATCTATCGCAGGGGGGCGGGGCTGGGCCCCGCGACCGCATTTCTGTATTCCGGTCCCGCCATCAATGTGCTGGCGATCATCCTGACCGCCCGGGTGCTCGGCATGGAGATGGGGATGGCCCGCGCCGTGGGCGCGGTGGTCTTCAGCGTCGTCATCGGGATGGCGATGCATCTCATGTTCCGGGAACCGCGCGATACGGCGGTTCCGGCGAGCGCGGCGCCGGTTCCCGGCGGCGCACCGGACGGAAGGCCGCTCTGGCAGACTGCATCCTACTTCGCCGTGCTGGTGGGGATCCTCGTGTTCGCGAACTGGGGGGCGCCCTCGGGGGCCGGCGGATTCTTCGGGGCGGTCTACTCCGCCAAGTGGGTCATCACCGGGATCCTTTCCGCGACGCTGGCGGTCCAGCTTGTCCGATGGCACCAGGTGGCCTGGGGCCGGGTGCTGGCCGCGTCCCTCCCCGTGGTTTCGTTGGCCGCCGCGTTCCCGGGGCACCCGGTCCTCCCGTTTTCCGCGGGCGTGCTCGGGCTTTCGGCGGTCACATCGACGGACCGGGGAGAGGCAAGGGAATGGTTCGCCGCCTCCTGGGAGTTCGCGAAGCAGATCCTTCCCCTTCTGCTTTTCGGGGTGCTGGTCTCCGGCGCCCTGCTGGGCAGGCCGGGACACGAGGGCCTGATCCCGACCGCGTGGGTCGCCTCCGCGGTCGGCGGGAACTCGGTCGGCGCGAACCTGTTCGCATCGGTGGTCGGGGCCTTCATGTACTTCGCCACCCTCACCGAAGTCCCCATCCTGCAGGGACTCATCGGGAGCGGGATGGGGAAGGGGCCGGCGCTGGCGCTCCTTCTGGCGGGTCCGGCGCTGTCGCTGCCGAGCATGCTGGTGATCCGCAGCATCCTCGGGACGAAAAAGACCGCCGTATACGTGCTCCTGGTCGTCGTGATGGCCACCGTGTCGGGATTGATCTACGGGGCCTGGTTCTAA
- a CDS encoding arsenate reductase: MSAGTEEWRSEAAALRALRPRHILFLCVANSARSQMAEGIARSLALPGVTVSSAGSDPASVRPQAIAVMKEIGIDISGHRSKGLDAVDADSVDAVITLCAEEVCPAFLGKAQRVHWGLPDPAAVAGPEEARLAAFRDVRDELHRRLDLLFRR, translated from the coding sequence ATGAGCGCGGGGACCGAGGAGTGGAGAAGCGAGGCGGCGGCACTGCGCGCCCTCCGCCCCCGCCACATCCTGTTCCTCTGCGTCGCGAACTCGGCCCGCAGCCAGATGGCAGAAGGCATCGCACGGTCGCTCGCCCTGCCGGGCGTGACCGTCTCCTCCGCGGGATCCGACCCGGCTTCCGTTCGTCCCCAGGCAATCGCGGTCATGAAGGAGATCGGCATCGACATCTCCGGCCATCGGTCCAAGGGCCTGGACGCCGTCGACGCCGATTCCGTCGACGCGGTGATCACCCTGTGCGCCGAGGAGGTCTGTCCCGCCTTCCTCGGGAAAGCCCAGCGGGTGCATTGGGGACTGCCCGACCCGGCGGCGGTCGCCGGCCCCGAAGAGGCCCGCCTGGCCGCCTTCCGGGATGTACGGGACGAACTCCACCGGCGACTCGATCTCCTCTTCCGCAGGTAG
- a CDS encoding redox-active disulfide protein 2 — MKTLQILGTGCPKCKKLAENAEAAARSLGIPYRLEKVTDITKIMAFGVMMTPALAVDGVVKVSGKIPPPEEIEKMLAPA; from the coding sequence ATGAAAACGCTGCAGATTCTCGGAACAGGGTGTCCGAAGTGCAAGAAACTCGCGGAGAACGCAGAGGCGGCGGCAAGGAGCCTCGGGATTCCATACCGGTTGGAGAAGGTCACGGATATCACGAAGATCATGGCGTTCGGCGTCATGATGACCCCCGCACTTGCCGTGGACGGCGTGGTCAAGGTATCGGGGAAAATCCCTCCCCCGGAGGAGATCGAGAAGATGCTGGCCCCGGCGTGA